The following coding sequences are from one Haploplasma axanthum window:
- a CDS encoding ArsR/SmtB family transcription factor produces the protein MKTCGDNCNCTIFHEDVLNEVEEQILSNQKINEISDFFKIMADFTRVKILEAIKDHELCVCDLGHLLGVTKSAVSHQMKTLKKYNLVTSTKKGKMVYYKLNDENVSTIINSVNKFIQGEKNA, from the coding sequence ATGAAGACTTGTGGCGATAATTGTAATTGTACGATATTTCATGAAGATGTTTTAAATGAGGTAGAGGAACAAATATTAAGTAATCAAAAAATTAATGAGATAAGTGATTTTTTTAAAATAATGGCAGATTTTACAAGAGTTAAAATTTTAGAAGCAATTAAAGATCACGAACTATGCGTTTGTGACTTAGGTCATTTGTTAGGTGTAACTAAAAGTGCAGTTTCACATCAAATGAAGACATTAAAGAAATATAATTTAGTTACATCAACAAAAAAAGGAAAAATGGTTTATTATAAACTAAATGATGAAAATGTTTCAACAATCATTAATAGTGTAAATAAATTCATTCAAGGTGAAAAAAATGCGTAA